gagaaacaaggctttcaagactcacttgtgatacacactttatccggtaaaaaaaaagcaataaaatcattaaaatgttttctgtatttaGTATTATAAAGCTTTTGGGGAATAAAGGGCATATTGGCAGGTTCAAACCAAGCATATTCGGGTCCAGAGTAAATAGACTAGCTCACAGCGCAAAAGCGTGCGTACAAAAGGAGTTCAAATATTGATATTTaaacttgtgtgtttttttgcgtcATGAATAATCGACGATGGTAATcgaggtgataacgccgtttagatcatgttattttggtgtatctcgattatttaagacaTGTTTCACAGtcaaggagacgttgccatcgcctctggcacaccgcaacatgtcgccgttttctccagatctgcagaAATTAATAATTTTGTGTTCGACAGGCATATGGAAACTACAACCGGGTGCATTCAGTTTCtcttcatgttcattctagttaattcagtatccactttaactctctccatacgaacggcgaaagagacgacgttaacagcgtttcaccccaattagcatcatcacaatattgcaagcggaaggctcttatactgaagaggtgaatgttgacaaagaatacaacaattctgacgacggaagctaaaggttgggtcattcagacacccactggacatccgaggggtctgtgtagaggagaagagaggactggccgtactgagtgagttaaaacatgtagtaaacacgtcgatggtgtagttagtgtcaaaATATGTGTTTTACCCAGCATTGAGTATATACTCATCAAAAGCCAGCTCTGCTGAACAGGACGCCTCCATTGTAtacaagagagagggtgagaaagcgCTTGTGCAGTGCAGGAAAGATTCTTGCCAGTACAATCTTGAACAGACTCACAACCCACATAGCAGACTCCATCGTCATTGAATCACAGTGCGGGTTTCGTGTAGGCAGGGGTACAACCAGCACGGTGTTTGCTGTTCGCCAGCTACAGGAGAAGTGTCGTGAGGAGAATCAGGAGCTGTACATCGTGATTGTTGATCTCATTAAGGCCTTCAACACTGTTAATTGGACTGGCTTGTGGAAGATCCTTCACAAGTCTGATTGCCCAGAAAAGTTCATCTCACTTATTGGTTCATTCCGTGATGGCATGCAGACAAGGGTGCAAGAAAACGGAGATACCTCTCATCAATTTCCAGTGAAAAACGGAGTGAAGCAGGGATGCGTTTTAGCCcccgttctctttttctttctgtttgctgcAATACTGATTGATACATTCCGGGACTGTGACAAAGGGGTATACATACAGTTTTGTTCAGATGACAAACCCTTAAACTTCGACGACTTCAGGCCAAGACTAAAATATTTGAGGCCCTTCTGAGAGAGTTCCTcattgctgatgactgtgcactgGCTGTGTACTCCCAAGAGCCTGTCAACACTTTGGTCTTACAATCAGTCACGGAAAGACCGAGGCCATGTTCCAGCCTTCACTATCTGGAGCTGCCAGTGCTCCACCTCTACCTGTCGTCACCAACAACACAGAGATAAAAACTGGACAAGTTCTGCTACTTGGGCAACACTGTAAGCAGCAACGAATCTCTGGATGCAAAAGTGATGTTGCGCATCTtaaaggccagctccgcctttggcagactttCAAAGGGTGTGTGGCAAGACCATGGCATTACATTGTACACAGAGGTCATGGTGTACTGTGGTTCTGAGTACTCTCCTCTACTGTTGTGAGACTTGGACCACGTACCGCCCACACATCCAGCAACACGAACAGTTCCATCAACGATGCTTGCGCAAGATCTTCAGCATCAAATGGCAAGACAGAAAGTTCAACCTATAGATCCTGAAGAAGTGTGGCCTACCCAGTACTGAGTGTATACTCATCAAAAGCCAGCTCCGATGGACAGGACACGTTCGTATGGAGAACAGCAGAATTCTAAAGATGTTGCTCTGtggacaactgaaggaaggccTCTCAAGAGATACGAAGACACATTGAAAGTCAACCTCAGAAGCTGCAACATCGACACTGCTTCCTGAGATGATGTCGCCCTTGACAACAACAGTGAAGCAACAGTGTATCCTGCAGGGCTCAAAGACATTCGAGCGCAACAGAGCAGCCGCCATGCAGGAAAAGGGGAATCAGAGAAAACAGGCGTCCATCCTTGTtggactccattccatgcagcgtctgtggacgaccttgttTGTGCCTCAGTAATTCGTCTTCATTCCCACATTTCGACCCACATCAGCAGAAGACCTGCGTACATACTTAACCGTTGGACATGCCGGGAGAGAATCCAGATGTTTGTGTCCAAAAATTGTacttcttttaattgcgaacaagaaaaaaacgatgctgtcttcaaacccaaacatcAGTTGTAATTTTCTGGGTCAGGACCCTCAACTAAATAaacgttcatgatccggaaatacagctcaGTCCGGAAGACTtaaaacctattattggtataaccatgaagttttttttttttcccccgcaatGTTTAGTCCAAATCTGGTAAATGCAGACAAACTAtctatttctagagaaaatgagAATGTGTacgtttatcacacacacacacacacacacacacacacacacacacacacacacacacacacaccacaaccggGAACAACGGGTTTTTAACACACTCACATTGTCCACACAACCGAGTCACCCAGCGTGCAGACAGGACGGTGTTTGACGTGTTTGAATTGCTGACAGCAATGAGTACAGGCCGTCCAGAGACCGGCCGGACATCAACCTCCACGTGCTCCATCACCCGGAACGGTTTGAGGGCAGGCTggacccccgcccccgcccacacccacacccccacgccaaCGGCCACGCGGCGGTGGACGTGACGGAGAAGGGGGGACTACCGTGGACGTTCTGCCAGCAGTGCGACATGAGTGTCCCGCCACGTGCCCACCACTGCAAGTTCTGCAGGCGCTGCATGCTGAGGAGGGACCACCACTGCCACCTGGTGGGCTGCTGCATCGGCCACTGGAACCAGCGGTTCTTCGTGGTGCTGGCGGCCTACGGGATGGTGGTGGGCTACGTGGgggccttcctcaccctcacctaCCTcagacaccaccaccctccgcacCTGACGGCCTGGACCTACTTCTTCCCCGTATCGTtctatcaggtgtgtgtgtgtgtgtgtgtgtgtgtgtgtgtgtgtgtgtgtgtgtgtgcgtgtgtgtgtgtgtgtgtgcgtgtgtgtgtgtgcgtgtgtgtgtgcgtgtgtgcgtgtgtgtgtgtgtgtgtgtgtgtgtgtgtgcgtgtgtgtgtgtgtgtgtgtgtgtgtgtgtgtgtgtgtgtgtgtgtgtgtgtgtgtgtgtgtgtgtgtgtgtgtgtgtgtgcgtgtgtgtgtgtgtgtgtgtatgtgaatgattgTCACGTTTATTTGTCGTTAAACTTTTCAAGGgatttataatgattgaaactgACGAAACTTATCAATGCAATAGATTTACACAATTTCTGCAAAActcatgaaagaaaacaaatatcgATGAGAACTTCCAAAAACATTTATACAAATGAGGCCGGGAAAACTGTGTCTGCCCTTTTTTTCAATTGAAATATCTTTACttccttaaaaagaaaaaagatgcatGTTATTAAGcgatttgggggaaaaaaaatcaagagaaatCGCCAGGGGGTCATTTTTGGAGCACAACTAGAATGGCTGCACCCAATGTCCCGAAAGAAGGTGTGATTTCGAGGCCAGTAGTACTGTCAAAAGTATTccccatggatttttttttttttttttttttgctgtcgttAGATTCACTCCCCTTATGTTCGTGTGCAGTTGAATCTGGCACTGGCCTTGAATAACTGTTGGAGTGTTGCACAAAATAACGCTGGATGTAACTTGACAGTTTAATTTTGACAGGAACCactacaatgaatgaatgaatgtgtgtgtgtgtgtgtgtgtgtgtgtgtgtgtgtgtgtgtgtgtgtgtgtgtgtgtgtgtgtgtgtgtgtgtgtctgtgtgtgtgtgtgtgtgtgtgtgtgtgtctgtgtgtgtgtgtgtgtgtgtgtgtgcgtgcgtgtgtgtgtctctgtgtgtgtgtgtgcgtgtgtgtgtgtgtctgtgtgcgtgtgtgtgtgcgtgtgtgtgtgtgtgtgtgtgtctgtctgtctgtttgtctgtgtgtctgtgtgtgtctgtgtgtatgtctgtgtgtgtgtgtgtgtctgtgtgtatgtctgtgtgtgtgtgtgtctgtctgtatgtctgtgtgtgtgtctgtgtttgtgtttgcagtgGGTGATGGATGATATAGGAGGCTTGCACATGCTGCTGATTTACCACGCCTACATGCTCTGCCTCTTTGGGCCTGTGTCTAATATCTACTTCCTCAGTCAGATGAGGTAACcggtttgtcatcatcatcaccatcaccatcatcatcaccatcatcatcatcaccaccataaccatcgtcatcaccaccaccaccatcaccatcatcaccatcaacaccatcatcatcactaccatcgtcatcatcaccaccataaccatcgtcatcaccaccatcaccatcaccatcatcatcatcaccaccatcatcatcatcagcatcaccccagttatcataatcatcgcctcctctaccaccatcaccatcatcaccaccatcaccatcatcactactatcatcaacatcaacactatcatcatcatcaccatcatcatcatcatcactaccatcatcatcatcaccaccatcaccatcatcactaccatcaccatcatcactaccatcatcaccatcaccaccatcaccatcatcactaccatcatcatcatcaccaccatcatcaccatcaccaccatcaccatcatcactaccatcatcatgatcaccaccatcatcatcagcagcatcaccccagttatcataatcatcgcctcctctaccaccaccaccaccatcatcttcatcaccttctctccaccatcgtcaccatcatcgtcattacaatCGTCTGGTGACACAGGCAGAGGTCACACTCCGGGCCAGCCTAGTACActtacaaaaacaagagaggcaaggccttcaagactcacttgtgataaattaagtcccctcgcattaattacagagtaatttcccttttttactatctgcaccaaaacatttgcaaaataaataaaaattccatgcttagcaaaagaagttcctgtttgaacaaaaaatgataataatgactgctcttgttg
This portion of the Babylonia areolata isolate BAREFJ2019XMU chromosome 16, ASM4173473v1, whole genome shotgun sequence genome encodes:
- the LOC143290900 gene encoding putative palmitoyltransferase ZDHHC24, with translation MSPDFTVVHMSAEDKSGQLPSLKDKLRHHYLFGQTKARSKHAARAAFVLQAVTQIYVTLHVLLPFVFEDVHPWVLYCLRVWACHLCVMSVANWVCVICYSNEYRPSRDRPDINLHVLHHPERFEGRLDPRPRPHPHPHANGHAAVDVTEKGGLPWTFCQQCDMSVPPRAHHCKFCRRCMLRRDHHCHLVGCCIGHWNQRFFVVLAAYGMVVGYVGAFLTLTYLRHHHPPHLTAWTYFFPVSFYQWVMDDIGGLHMLLIYHAYMLCLFGPVSNIYFLSQMSIIAQGKTLHEVAKGKPYKVTSSVQDNVRLVFGDYWLLNFLLPAQILFKQPSDGLHYPGVKVVPHPDPSHLPEKRAVD